In Gossypium raimondii isolate GPD5lz chromosome 12, ASM2569854v1, whole genome shotgun sequence, a single window of DNA contains:
- the LOC105762222 gene encoding pentatricopeptide repeat-containing protein At1g26460, mitochondrial-like translates to MNHFADLMIQQCWIDVKELFEFWVRSLDENGKPNKFDVNLYNHYLRANLMIGASARDLFDFVAQMDDFEHVPNLASFNLILKAMRQAKETEAAEKLLDAMDTSKTGVQKLDSASAKLRKWDATGGTTLLYTNFNPVEGKEEEEGGGCAGKREKGKKKNRKNKIFLKKIMDYLAIMFFCIIIIIFVVSSVIIVSY, encoded by the exons ATGAACCATTTCGCTGACTTGATGATCCAACAATGCTGGATTGATGTGAAAGAGCTTTTCGAGTTCTGGGTTCGATCGCTGGATGAGAATGGGAAGCCTAATAAGTTTGATGTTAATCTTTATAATCATTATCTGAGAGCTAATTTGATGATCGGAGCATCAGCTCGGGATTTATTTGATTTCGTCGCCCAAATGGATGATTTTGAGCATGTTCCCAATTTAGCGtcgtttaatttgattttaaaggCCATGCGTCAGGCTAAGGAAACTGAAGCTGCTGAGAAATTGCTTGACG CAATGGATACTTCAAAAACTGGAGTTCAAAAGCTTGATTCTGCTAGTGCAAAACT tAGAAAATGGGATGCCACAGGTGGCACCACTCTATTATATACCAACTTCAATCCAgttgaaggaaaagaagaagaagaaggaggagGTTGTGccggaaaaagagaaaaagggaagaaaaaaaatagaaaaaataagatatttttaaaaaaaataatggattATCTTGctattatgtttttttgtataataataattatttttgttgttagttctgttattattgttagttattaa
- the LOC128035516 gene encoding protein MAIN-LIKE 1-like has protein sequence MASLINDDSHISNAANNMGSYRVIKGWVNGIGYLPDSRLMLYLEQAGFGPAALIRTFDLRYDLTSALLLGDSPNDDESNFTSLKFTWLKAKFGQLLANATESVLMCAARAYIMHIIGGVLMPDANNNKVHMMYLSLLADLTNVSSYSWGSAVLAVLYREFCRTTKPSVVDMGRCLTLQQS, from the exons ATGGCTTCATTGATTAACGACGATTCTCACATATCTAATGCGGCTAATAACAtg gGCTCGTACCGAGTAATAAAGGGCTGGGTGAATGGTATAGGATATCTCCCGGATTCACGATTGATGCTGTACTTGGAGCAAGCTGGATTTGGGCCAGCAGCATTGATCCGGACGTTCGACTTGCGGTATGATTTAACATCTGCACTA CTACTAGGAGATTCGCCAAACGATGATGAGTCAAATTTTACGAGCTTGAAATTTACATGGCTAAAAGCCAAATTTGGACAGTTATTAGCGAATGCCACTGAAAGTGTGTTGATGTGCGCTGCTcgagcgtacatcatgcatattATAGGGGGAGTACTGATGCCCGATGCAAACAACAACAAGGTGCATATGATGTACTTATCCCTATTAGCTGATTTGACCAATGTTAGCTCGTATAGCTGGGGCTCCGCCGTTCTAGCAGTGTTGTATCGGGAGTTTTGTCGGACGACAAAGCCTTCTGTTGTAGACATGGGCAGATGCCTTACATTGCAGCAGTCCTAG